ACCGTTACGTGGCCGGCGAGGGCCGAACAGTTGGCCACGACCACATAACTGCCCACCTGACAGTCATGGGCCACATGGGCATAGGCCATAAACAAGTTATTATTGCCGATCCGGGTTTCCCCCCCGCCCCCTTCAGTCCCGCGACTTACCGTCACGTTCTCCCGGAAGATATTATTATCACCGATAAACAAGAAACTCTTTTCGTCCTTGAACTTTAAGTCTTGGGGTTCGACGCCGATGGAAGCGCCATGATAAAATTTGTTATTATTACCAATCTTCGTCCACCCGTCAATCACGACATGAGGTCCCACCACACAACCGTCACCCAGTTCCACGTGTTCGCCGATTATCGCGTACGGACCGATCACCACATTTTTGCCGAGTTTCGCTCCGGGATGTACTAAGGCCGTTTCATGAATTTCTCTGATTGTTACTACTTTATTCTCCACTATGTTCATGCAAGGGACCTCCTAATCACACATCTGAAGAATTTTTTCACAAAAAAGGGGTGCTACCGTCACCCAATGGAATTTCCGGGCCCTCCACCGCCACCAGCAGGTTATCCACCTGGAGGCCATGCAAAGCCGCCATCAAGTGCTCGATCGTCCGGATCCGCCACTTGTCCGGACCCACGAATAGCAATTTTATTCTGCAAAGTTTGCTCAAACCCTTTCATAGTTTTTATATTTTTCACCAACTTACGACATGGAGGCGGTTAAAACAGTGGAAGGGTAGGCGGTTCTGACCACTTCCTCCAGGATCCGGACCAACCGCTTGGCGGCCCCCGGTTCACCCACAACTCCTTTGAGACGTTGGGAAATTTGCGTCAGACCCGCTTTATCCTGTAACATTCCAAGCGCAGCTTCGGCCACCTGATCGGGGGAGATCTTCCCGATCAGTTCCGGGACAATCTCCGCTTTGGCCAACCGGTTCGGCCAAGCCGTAAACTTAATCTTGGCCAGAAATTTAGGAACCAGCTTCCTTTTGAGCACTTTCCCCAGGAGGGGGAGGCCGCCGATCAATCCGGCCAGCCCTTCAAGGGGGATCTTTTCCGGATGGTTTAACGGAATGGTGACGACCATGGGTACGCCCAGCGCCGCCAGCTCAACCGTATTCGTGCCGGGGATTGTCAATGCCAAGTCCGCCCAGTTCATTAAGGAATACTGTTGATGATGGAAACAGGGAAGGCGAAGACCGGTCGCCGTTTTAATCTCACCCAGGACCTTTAAAGGACCGACGGAGTCCAAAGAACCTTTCCCTGCCGGAGAATAAGTGGCAGACACTCCCCATTCCCGGGCTCCCCAATCGGAAAGGGCGGCCACCAGTTGCTCTTCCGTGACAAAGGGCGAAATACTCACCGCCATCCCCAGCGACGGCATCTGGGCTTTGATTTTCTCCGCTGTTTTCATATAAAAAGCAAGCATATATTGGAAATGGACCGGGCGGCTTCCGGGAAGCAACAACAAGCCGGGCGCTTCCTCATTTCCCATCAGTTTTTTCATCTGTTCTTTCGAATACTCGGGGTTAACCGCATCCAACATTAAATTGCCAATTACTTCCGTTTTCCTTTTTACCGCCGGCTTCTTTACTTTATCGGCCATCCAAGGGTAAGCCGTGGCAAACCGCGCAAAAGAGTTGGTCCAGTTGGTCAGTCCTTCCGTATAGGCAACGGCCGGGTAACGAAGGCGTTTCGCCAACAAGGCAGCATAAGTCAGATCGCCCCCTAAAAAAAGGATGATTCCCTTTCCGGCCGGGTTAAACTCGGCCGGTAATTTCCCGGTTATAATGAAACGGACCGTTTCTTCCGCACCAATCACCTGTTTTACTTGGGGCAGTTCCGCCACAACCCGGCTTTCGGCGCCACTGGCAAACGGGCACGGGGGAATAAACACCGTCAGCCGGTACGGCCATGGGAAATCCTGGAGAGCATCAACAACCGGTTTCAACCATCCGGAGACTTCCCCCGGACTGTTTACAGTAATTATAATATCCAACGGCATTTGCCTAGCTTCCCCCTTTTTACAAGTTGTGATATAATTAGTTTACATTTTGGTTTCCCGAAAAGATAAATTACCAGAGGGGATGAATGGGATGGACACCCCGTCGGCACAAAACCCCGGACGGCAAAGGCAGAAGATAAAGATCATAATAGAAAAAACCGGTTGGTACTTAACCTTTGCCTTGGTTCCGTGTGGACAGCCCTACTTTGGTCTTTTGTTTTTATTAATCGCGAAACTGGCCTCCCTGTTCAGCAGGGAAAAGCAGGAGCCGATTCTTTCCTCCGTCCCACGTTTAGCCAAACGCACCGGACAACTGTTTGTTTTCTTACTGGTTTACATGTTCATCAATAGCTTTTTCTCAAAGCAGCCCTTAAATTCTTTTTTGCTTTCCTTGGCTTTTACCTTAGTCTTTTATTTTTATTTTTTCGGCAGTCAGCGTCTCGCCTTCTATGACCGGAAGTTCCTGACCACCTGCTTTTTTCTCTTTACTGGCGGCGGCATCGCCGTCTCGGCGGCAACTTTAATCCGCTATTTTAGCCTAAACCTTCCCCGGGCTGAGCTTTTTGGCGGCCCCAACAGCCTGGGGACTTTAATCATCATGTACACCGGCGTCGGCCTCGGCTTTCTCCTGGCGAAAGGGAAACCTTACGCTTACTTTGTTTTCCCCTTTTTAACGGCGTCCGTTTGCGCTCTTTTGGCCACCCAGTCCCGCGGCGCCTGGGTCGGTTTTGCCGGAATGTTAGTCCTCCTTATGCTCCTTAACTACAAAAAGAAAATCACCCTTATCTTTCTCGTCATCTTGCTGCTGGCCGCTGGTTTGCTGATGATTAACCCTACTCTCAACGACCGCTTTTTATCTATTTTTTCTCTTGATAAGGGCGGCAACATGACCAGGATTCATATTTGGCAAGCCAGTTTAAACATGATTAAGGATAAACCGCTCCAGGGTGTAGGTTTAGGGGTTTTCCCCGCCGTCTATCTCGAATACGCACCTCCGGCGGCGAAGAAGGAAAAAACCTTTGCTTTCGCCCATAATATTTTTCTCCAGATGGCCGCCGAATTAGGGCTACCCGGTTTTCTTCTCTTTAGCTTGGCCTTTGCCCACACATACTTTCTGGCATATAAGTTGACCAAAAGCGGAAATCCTTTTTACCAGGGTATTTTTGCTTCGCTCGTGGGCGTCTTCATTCATCAACAAGTTGATCTCCCGATTTGGAAAACCAACATCGGCATCGGTTTTTGGCTTCTGCTTGGTTTGGCGGTCGGGCTTTATGCCATGGAAGCAAAGAAAACCGCAGTTACCACCGGCCCTTCTCAGCCTGATTGCCAGAGCCTGACCATGCCGGGTCAATCCTAATAAAAAATTAGGGCCGATCAAGGACAAAAGGAGTTATTGACGGTGGGCTTAAAAGCCAGTGTAGTAATTCCTACTTACAATTCCCAGGATCTGC
Above is a window of Capillibacterium thermochitinicola DNA encoding:
- the lpxA gene encoding acyl-ACP--UDP-N-acetylglucosamine O-acyltransferase, whose amino-acid sequence is MNIVENKVVTIREIHETALVHPGAKLGKNVVIGPYAIIGEHVELGDGCVVGPHVVIDGWTKIGNNNKFYHGASIGVEPQDLKFKDEKSFLFIGDNNIFRENVTVSRGTEGGGGETRIGNNNLFMAYAHVAHDCQVGSYVVVANCSALAGHVTVEDRVTIGGLSGIHQFTKVGKLAMIGACTKIVKDVPPFIIADGNPARVAGINIVGLRRNDAPPDVRNEIKRAYRILYRSNLSIEQAIEKMEHELQGIAEIDHFIRFLRSADRGICR
- a CDS encoding UDP-3-O-acyl-N-acetylglucosamine deacetylase is translated as MGPDKWRIRTIEHLMAALHGLQVDNLLVAVEGPEIPLGDGSTPFL
- a CDS encoding glycosyltransferase family protein, translated to MPLDIIITVNSPGEVSGWLKPVVDALQDFPWPYRLTVFIPPCPFASGAESRVVAELPQVKQVIGAEETVRFIITGKLPAEFNPAGKGIILFLGGDLTYAALLAKRLRYPAVAYTEGLTNWTNSFARFATAYPWMADKVKKPAVKRKTEVIGNLMLDAVNPEYSKEQMKKLMGNEEAPGLLLLPGSRPVHFQYMLAFYMKTAEKIKAQMPSLGMAVSISPFVTEEQLVAALSDWGAREWGVSATYSPAGKGSLDSVGPLKVLGEIKTATGLRLPCFHHQQYSLMNWADLALTIPGTNTVELAALGVPMVVTIPLNHPEKIPLEGLAGLIGGLPLLGKVLKRKLVPKFLAKIKFTAWPNRLAKAEIVPELIGKISPDQVAEAALGMLQDKAGLTQISQRLKGVVGEPGAAKRLVRILEEVVRTAYPSTVLTASMS
- a CDS encoding O-antigen ligase family protein, yielding MDTPSAQNPGRQRQKIKIIIEKTGWYLTFALVPCGQPYFGLLFLLIAKLASLFSREKQEPILSSVPRLAKRTGQLFVFLLVYMFINSFFSKQPLNSFLLSLAFTLVFYFYFFGSQRLAFYDRKFLTTCFFLFTGGGIAVSAATLIRYFSLNLPRAELFGGPNSLGTLIIMYTGVGLGFLLAKGKPYAYFVFPFLTASVCALLATQSRGAWVGFAGMLVLLMLLNYKKKITLIFLVILLLAAGLLMINPTLNDRFLSIFSLDKGGNMTRIHIWQASLNMIKDKPLQGVGLGVFPAVYLEYAPPAAKKEKTFAFAHNIFLQMAAELGLPGFLLFSLAFAHTYFLAYKLTKSGNPFYQGIFASLVGVFIHQQVDLPIWKTNIGIGFWLLLGLAVGLYAMEAKKTAVTTGPSQPDCQSLTMPGQS